The Candidatus Cloacimonadota bacterium genome contains the following window.
GAAATTGCTTTAATAAAAATAGGAGTAGACGCAGAAAAAATTATCCAGAAAAATTATTCAAAAGTAACAGTCCGTTCAAAGAAACATCTTATAGGATATTTTGCAAAATGTAAGGGCAAAACCAATAAAAAATTTCTTAAAAAATTATTGAAAAACGAAACCAATGAGGAATTGTTATTTCAGATTAAAAGAGTGTTTAATAATTATTAAGGATTATGTTTTATCTTACCAAAGAATTTATTAATAACTTTTTTCAATCAATCTTGACTATTAAATCACTTCCTCAAAATTAACCTTTATGAAAAACATCTTTATATTAGCAGGTGAACGGTCTGCCGATTTGCATACTTCTGAATTTCTAAAGCAGATACAAAAACCGGATTCAAAACTAAAATTCTGGGGCATTGGTGGTCTCAAAATGCAAAACCTTGGGTTTGAATCTATTTTCCCTTTTGAACGGTTTTCTGTAATCGGTTTTGCAGAGGTTCTAAAACATCTTGCATTTTTTCGTCGGGTAATAAATAAAATTAAAAAAGAGTTTATTAAGAGAAAACCGAGTTTGGTAATTCTGGTGGATTATCCAGGATTAAATCTCAGAATTGCAAAGATTGCTAAAAATTTGAAGATCCCTGTTTTGTATTACATCAGTCCACAAGTGTGGGCATGGAAAAAGAAACGAATCTATAAAATTAAGCAATATACGAACAAAATCGCAGTTATTTTTCCTTTTGAAAAAGAGTTATACGAGCAGATTGGTGCTAATGTTGAGTTTGTTGGGCATCCTATCGCAGAAGAGATAACATTTCAACTTTCAAAAAAAGAATTTGCCCAGAAATATAATTTGGATAAAAAAAAAAAATGGCTTGCTTTTATTCCAGGAAGTCGGGATGTTGAAATAAAACGGATATTACCTGAAATGGTTAAAACTATTCAAAAACTGGGAAAAAGAGAAAGTAATAACCATGAATTCCTCATATCCCTTGCAGATACTGTTTCCAAAAAACATTTTTACCAAATCATTGAACCAATAAAAAATTATATTTCAATTATAGATGAGATTTATGAACTTATGAAATATTGCGATTTGGTTATTTCAAAATCAGGAACTTCAACATTAGAAACCGGGTATATTGGCACGCCAATGATTGTGGTTTACAAAACTTCTTTTCTTTCTTATCTAATTGCAAAGCATTTTGTTAATATAGACATGATAGCCTTACCAAATATTGTAGCAGGTAAGAAGATTGTTCCAGAATTAATTCAGAAAGAGGTAAATCCAACTAACATTATCAATAATATTGATTTAATTCTTAATAATGAAAGAAATTATAAAAAGATGAAAGAAGAATTTTCAATATTACAAGAAAAGTTAGGTAAGAAAAAGGCTTCACAAAATGTGACAAAAATTGCTCTTTCAATGATTAATGAAACAGGAAACAAGAAATAAAATCGTTCAGGTATTTGGTTCCTCTTTGATAAACATTCTTATTGGTAGTTTACACATTCAAAGAATAGATAAGAAATATTTAGATAGTGTCAAAAAAAAGTATGGAACAGTAATCTATGCTTTCTGGCATAACAGGCTGCTTATTCTCTCTTACGCACATCGTTTTGAGAACATTCATATTTTGGTTTCAAAGCATAAAGATGGTGAGTATATAGCACGTGCCTGCTCAAGGTTAGGCTACAAAACGGTGCGAGGTTCAACTAAAAGAGGTGGTATGCGAGCTATGAAAGAATTGATTGATGTTGCATCCCAGTATGATATTGGAATTACTCCGGATGGGCCTCGTGGACCAAAAGAAAAAGTTCAGGATGGTATACTTTATTTAGCCTATAAGACAGGTAAGCCCATAATTCCTGTGTCTTGTAACACAAAAAGAAAGTGGGTATTAAATAGTTGGGATAACTTTATAATTCCAAAACTTTTTTCACCAGCAAAAATAATTTATGGTAAGCCAATTTTTGTAACTAAAAAAGACGAAATAGATTTTAAAAGAGAATCGTTAAGAAAAAGCTTGATTGATTTAGGTAAAAAAAACGGCTGTTAAAATATTCATAATAACTCTAAGAATTTTACAAATAGATATACTAAAATTGTGGTACACGCTCCCATAATAAAATATTTATACTTATCAGATATAATAAATGTATTTGATTCATCTTCTTCATTAAGGTGCGTATGTATATGGTGATTATCTGTTCTGGACTTTTTTATATGGATTCTTTTCTTTACTACGGCTATTCTAAACTCCTTTCTCTTGAGCCATACAACTTCACCTTTGGAATTGAGGAATGGAAGAAGTCCCCTTCTTCTTTTATGATAAAATTCTTTCATATCCATCCCTCTATCCTGGGCATTCTCGTTAAAAATACGATATAGCAATTCTTCCTTATTCATTTCCATGTTTATACCTCAACAAATCATTTAGTATCTTATTCACCCTTCGTAGTACTACGGAGAACGGGTCAATAATATTCGTATAATTTTTGGCAAGAAATTTTTATTATACTCTGAAATTCTTTTGTAAAGTCTATTTAAATGACTAATAACAAATTTCTAATTTCTAATAATCCCGACTTGTCGGGACAAATATCAAATTATAAAAATTAAAGCATTGATTCCCAGGAACCTACATTTTGCATATTTGGAGATTTGTGATTTGTCATTTTATTTGACATTAGATATTAGGATTTTGAAATTATTGTCCCTGATTTAATCGGGGATTATTATTGACTAATATTTTCCTTTTCCGTCTGGGCGCTGAGACTGATTAGTTCTGGCTTGTCCAGATTATGTATTCAAAACAAAATAAGAATATTATCTGTCAATAAAATCTTGTTGACATTTTAAATTAGTTCAAAAAAACTTGCATAGTTTTTGATAAACAAAATTTTTTATCAAAATTTACTAAATACAAGGAGATATATGCTTAATAAAATGCGAAGTATGGCCAGACCGATTATATGGATAATTGCAATTGTGTTTATTGGCGGAATGGGTACAATGGGCATTAGAGGAATGTTCAAGGAAAAATATTATGTTGGAATTATTGATGGAAATAAAATAAAATATGATGAATATTATAAAATGCTCCAGAAAAGCTATTCTAACTATATTGAAAACTCGGAAGATAAAGAGATTGATGAACAAACTTACAGGCGGCTTAATGACCAGACATGGGACCAATTAGTGCAAAGCATTGTTTTGGATAATGCAATCAAAAAGTTTGATATTAAAATCTCGTCCAGAGAAGTTGCAAATAAAATGCTGAATGAACCGCCTGATGTTGTTCTTCAACATGAAGGTTTCCAAACTGATGGTGAATTTAATATGAATAAATATAAATCAGCACTCAAAAATCCCCAGATCGATTGGTCCTGGCTTGAAGATTATTATTACAAAATTCTTCAATATGAAAAACTTATGAATATCATAAAATCAGTCGCTATTGTTACTGATTATGAAGTCAAAAAAGATTATATTGAGAAAAATACAAAGGCAAAAGCTGATATTATTGTGTTTCCTCTTGATATGATTGATTCTGTGCAAGTTGCTGAGGAAGAAATAAAAGAATATTACCATAATAATATAGAAGATTTCAAGGTTGGACCACAGAGAAAACTTAAATATGTAAAAATTCCATTAGAACCAGGTCCAGCAGATGTAAAAGAAGCAAAAGATAGAATTGAAAGAATTCACCGGATGGTTTTGGATGGTGAAGATTTTGCAGAATTAGCAAAAGAATATTCAGAATGTCCATCCGCTTCTAAAGGTGGTGATTTAGATTTCTTTGGAAAAGGAAGAATGGACCCAACTTTTGAAGAAAAAGCATTTTCTCTGAAAAAAGGTGAAGTGAGTGAACCAATAAAAACCAGATTTGGATGGCATATTATCAAGGTTACTGACACTCGTATTACAGATGGCGAAAAAGAAGTGAGAGCAAGTCATATCTTGATTAAAGAACAACCCGGTGCAGAAACCAAACAAAATCTTGAAAAAGTTGCTTTTGATTTCTATGAACAGTGTAAAAACGATAGTTTTGAAGTAGTTGCAAGAAACTTTAATTATGAAGTTCAAGAAACAAAAGAATTTAAAAAAGATGAGCGATATATTCCTGGAATTGGCAAGGTAAAAACTCTTATAGACTTTGCGTATTCAAATAAACTTGGTGCAGTGGCAAAACCTTATCTAAGTATATCGGGAGACTACTTTGTTGCAATGATTTCATATAAAATTGGAAAACATTATCAAGATTTGGCGACAGTAACAGATAAGATAGTTACTGATATTGAACGAAGCAAAAAAATGGACTTACTTTTTATCAAGGCAGACAGTATTGCTGCTCAGATTAACCCGGATAATTTCTATAATATAGCAGAAAATAACAAGCTTGAAATTGTTAATACAGAACTGATAGCACAGAAAGCCTATATTAAGGATATAGGTAGAGAAGAGAGTTTAAATAGGGCTATCCTTGATTTAAAAAAAGTTGGAAAAATATCATCTCTGATTAAAGGTAAAAAAGGATATTATTTAGCTAAATTAGTTGAGTTCCAACCTGCTGATATGCAAAAATTTAAAGAAGAAGAAAGCAAACTTAAAGAAAAGATGATAGCAAGCAAAGAGAGTCAAGCTTACAATACCTGGTATCAGAAAGCTAAAGAGGATGCTAAAATAAAAGACTGGAGAAGTGAATTCTTTAGAATGTAAATTTTTAAAAAGGCGATTGGCAAATCTCGTCATGTTAGATAGTCAGCTTATTGGATAATTCCATAAAAATTCATAAAAGTAAGAAGTGAATCGGAAATTGGACTAACATTTATATTCAAATCATTGTGTCCATGTCCTGTTACTTCGCACCAATGTTTGTGTTTTGAACCAGCCTTTTCAAATATGCGTTTTCCAAGTTTTATTGGAATTCGTTTATCTTCATCTCCGTGGATAACTAACAATGGACAATCTATATTCTGGATCATTTCGTCAGGCTGTGGATGTAATGTTAATAACGCATCATCTGGTTGAAGATTTATACACCAGCGAATATACCAGGGTAAAAATCGTTTCCATTCTGGTATTGTTTCAGCCGCTGAAGTCATTGGAGCCATTAATATTAAACCATCTACCTTGCGATTTGCAGCTACTTTTATGGCAAAGGTTGTTCCAATAGAATAACCGAAAACAAATATAGGCATATCGGAAATATTTAGACTATCCTTCAAATAATCATATTCCTCTAAGGCGTCATTAGATATGGTGATAAAAGAGGGAGCTCCATCACTGAATCCATAACCACGATAATCAAAAGCAAGAATATTGCATTTTAAATTTATTGATAACCAATATAACTTAAATTGCGATGAATATAGAGTTTCACCATTTCCATAAAAGTATAACATTGACTGTTTATATTCCTGTGAACGAAAAAGCCAACCTCGAATAGTTGTAGAATCTTTAGTAACTAATGAAACATTTTTCCATTTTACCTTATCAGACATAAGAGGTAAACGACGGGGATAAAATAAATCTTTTTCAGTAACAGTTTTAGTACAAGATATAAAGATGAGTAGTATACTGAAAACGCAAACAATGAGAGTTATCCGAGTAGACTGAATTTTTATAGATCTCATAACAAATTTATAGTTTAAGCCATTCGCTTCATATTTACATATTAACTGTTTTATTATCACAGGCGGTCTAATAGTCTATTAACTGGTCGCCTTTTTTGTTGTCTATGTTAAAATCTATTTTAAAATATGGTCAGGAAATTCAGCCTGATTAGGACACTTAACTATTACCTCGCCGGTATTAAAATCACCACTTGCAATATACTTATCCCCAACCCCATTTTCAGGACATTCATATGCATATTTTAGATAACCAGTACGAACCAGTTCTACAAGGTCACCATTAAATGACTGATGTCTATCAGCCATATATTCCTCAATTGCTTTTTTTATTTTTCCCATATTTTCAATACATTGCTCTTGCTTTTCTTTTGCTCTTACATTGTAGAATTGCGGTATTAAAAGTATAAAAATTAATGCAGCAAAAGCAATAATACTTATTATAGTAAAAACAGAAAAACCTTTGCTATGTCTTAACATTATATCTCCTGAAAAATTATTTTCTGTAAAATTTTTTATCTTATAATTTTTAAGTCAAGTTTTATTCTTTCAAAATTTTAGTAATAACTTTTATTTGACAAAATTATTTTTACTTTTGCAAAATGTATTTAAGAATATTGAGGTATAAAGTGATGAAAAGGATACAAGTATTTAATTTGATTAACTACAAATCACTTACTTACATTTTAGGAATACAGTTATTTAACATAGTTTTCATATTCCGAACTCCGAATTATTAATTCCCCCCCGTAGAATTCAATCAATAGAATACATAAAAAATATTATAAAATTTGTTAATGTTTTGGCAATTGGAAAGAGAAATAAACATATTTTTGTTATTGGAGAAAATAAGTTCACTTAGTTATGCTTGCCCTTTCTCTTTCTTTTTATGTGAATAGGCAAGCTAAAGAAGGGAAAAATAAAATATTCTGGAGGAAAAGATGAAAGCA
Protein-coding sequences here:
- a CDS encoding lysophospholipid acyltransferase family protein, with the translated sequence MKQETRNKIVQVFGSSLINILIGSLHIQRIDKKYLDSVKKKYGTVIYAFWHNRLLILSYAHRFENIHILVSKHKDGEYIARACSRLGYKTVRGSTKRGGMRAMKELIDVASQYDIGITPDGPRGPKEKVQDGILYLAYKTGKPIIPVSCNTKRKWVLNSWDNFIIPKLFSPAKIIYGKPIFVTKKDEIDFKRESLRKSLIDLGKKNGC
- a CDS encoding peptidylprolyl isomerase: MLNKMRSMARPIIWIIAIVFIGGMGTMGIRGMFKEKYYVGIIDGNKIKYDEYYKMLQKSYSNYIENSEDKEIDEQTYRRLNDQTWDQLVQSIVLDNAIKKFDIKISSREVANKMLNEPPDVVLQHEGFQTDGEFNMNKYKSALKNPQIDWSWLEDYYYKILQYEKLMNIIKSVAIVTDYEVKKDYIEKNTKAKADIIVFPLDMIDSVQVAEEEIKEYYHNNIEDFKVGPQRKLKYVKIPLEPGPADVKEAKDRIERIHRMVLDGEDFAELAKEYSECPSASKGGDLDFFGKGRMDPTFEEKAFSLKKGEVSEPIKTRFGWHIIKVTDTRITDGEKEVRASHILIKEQPGAETKQNLEKVAFDFYEQCKNDSFEVVARNFNYEVQETKEFKKDERYIPGIGKVKTLIDFAYSNKLGAVAKPYLSISGDYFVAMISYKIGKHYQDLATVTDKIVTDIERSKKMDLLFIKADSIAAQINPDNFYNIAENNKLEIVNTELIAQKAYIKDIGREESLNRAILDLKKVGKISSLIKGKKGYYLAKLVEFQPADMQKFKEEESKLKEKMIASKESQAYNTWYQKAKEDAKIKDWRSEFFRM
- a CDS encoding alpha/beta fold hydrolase, yielding MSDKVKWKNVSLVTKDSTTIRGWLFRSQEYKQSMLYFYGNGETLYSSQFKLYWLSINLKCNILAFDYRGYGFSDGAPSFITISNDALEEYDYLKDSLNISDMPIFVFGYSIGTTFAIKVAANRKVDGLILMAPMTSAAETIPEWKRFLPWYIRWCINLQPDDALLTLHPQPDEMIQNIDCPLLVIHGDEDKRIPIKLGKRIFEKAGSKHKHWCEVTGHGHNDLNINVSPISDSLLTFMNFYGIIQ
- the lpxB gene encoding lipid-A-disaccharide synthase; amino-acid sequence: MKNIFILAGERSADLHTSEFLKQIQKPDSKLKFWGIGGLKMQNLGFESIFPFERFSVIGFAEVLKHLAFFRRVINKIKKEFIKRKPSLVILVDYPGLNLRIAKIAKNLKIPVLYYISPQVWAWKKKRIYKIKQYTNKIAVIFPFEKELYEQIGANVEFVGHPIAEEITFQLSKKEFAQKYNLDKKKKWLAFIPGSRDVEIKRILPEMVKTIQKLGKRESNNHEFLISLADTVSKKHFYQIIEPIKNYISIIDEIYELMKYCDLVISKSGTSTLETGYIGTPMIVVYKTSFLSYLIAKHFVNIDMIALPNIVAGKKIVPELIQKEVNPTNIINNIDLILNNERNYKKMKEEFSILQEKLGKKKASQNVTKIALSMINETGNKK